The Rosa rugosa chromosome 1, drRosRugo1.1, whole genome shotgun sequence genomic sequence GATGCTCTGAGATATACctctgtttttttgttttttgattttcttttcttttccatgtcTTGTCAATTGGTTTAGAAATGTAGAAATTTAAAGAAGTCCGAGAGGAAGACTTTTGGTCTTCAGACAGTTTCTGCTTGGCCTATGGTTAATATGTGCTTGGCCTATGCTTCACCTGCATGATATCTCGTGTCTGGTTGTGTTTCTCTCATATTGACAGTATCTTGTATGCATGTCCTACCAAATTGCATCTGTTTCCTCGGTTTGACCTTTCCATGAACTCTTTATACTTTATAGGACCTTAGTCTGATAATCTAAGTAACACAAATCACCTATCTTGGGCCagaggtggagagagaagaTATAGTGGCTAAATAGTATGGGGAATGGGGATACATATTTAGCTATTCAAGTTCAGCGATTAAGGAGAGTGTATGAAAGGAGAAGTAATAAATGAACTAGAGGGACAGAGAATTCAGTCATTCATTTAAATCTTATGTTCATGATGCTTACAATATCTTCAAATCTGAGGTCTGACTTGTTATACATCATTTCCATATTGAACAAATGTCATATTATACTGTACTGGCTGCATATTGCTTGTTTAATACAATGTTGAAAGAGAAAGTATGGTGTTGTTAGTATTGGCTCTCAGATGAGATAGTCGATCTAGTTTTAGtgatattttgtgttatttaGGATTTACCTGGAATGTTTGAAAGAATTCTAAATTATAAGGATATAGCCCAGCATATGGCTGATGGCTACTGGCGACATAACTTTTGGTGTCAGAAAAATATTTATATTTCATGGCATAAACTTTAAGGGAAGTTATTGTTGTAGATTTGATCCTAAGGAAGCTGCTGGTAATTCTAGACAGCTCTATGCTGTATTGTACTCAGAAAGATTATAAGTGGGAACTGGATTCCAATTGATGTAGATATGTGTGCTCCTCGCTTGATTAGTTATGATATAATAATGCTTTTGTCTTTTTGCCATTGTATATATATGCTAATACTTAACAGCTGTTTTTTTACTTTCCAGGAATTGCTGCCTAGGATCATTTCTGATATCACGTCATAGTAGGTGAAGATAATCCGGTGAAGCAGGTGAATTGTGAATTTTGCAAGCCTACCTCATTCATATATCTCAGTAAAAGAAATTTGGTTAGTAAGAGCTAACTGGGAGTGCCTGTTTTGAAGGATTAAAGTTAGAGATAGAAGTTAAAATGGATTTTGTGTTAATgcttttgttttgagttacCCTTTTAGGCTTTTTTGTTTTGATCTTTGAGTGAGATGTAAAATCAGATTGCGGGATATAGTCAGAAGTGTATCATGCATCTCCGGTGAGGCGGCgataccaaaaagaaaaaaaaaaacaaaaaaacaaaaagttatagactgatatatattttctttcttctacttTAGAATTTCATCTGTAACATCTCTGGCAAAGTCGTGGGTTCTGGTCAGGGAATggttttttcttattctttcatCCCAtcatttggtttgttttttctcttctttttgtaCGTGAGATTACAGTTTATTTACTAGTGTGAAACATTTAAGGGTTACCCATCTAGGGACCCCATGAATAAGTTTTCGCATATTCCGATTCTTAGTCGTCGAGGTCTTTTCTGATTAAAGAGGAGAAACAATCTTCGAGAGTTTTGTTGGCCAAAAGGTCTGAGAATCTGAATTTTGAATGCTTAAGTTAGTCTTTCGGAGGTCCAAGAGAACCTAAAATCTGGTTTAATTTTCTGTGAAGGTTTTTCAGGCCTAAAGAAACAAATAAGATCGAATAAAGAAACAATACCCTCTGTGAGAATCTGTCCAAGAAGTTTTCCTTTTGATGCCTAATAGTCTTGGAAGTCACACAAAAAAAGTTGTGTAAATGATCATACGAAGATAGGGGCAAAGAATGAACCCAAGACAAATCAAAAGAACACAAATGACGCAGAGAGAAACGATGTGATATATAAcaaaaacttcatactttcaaCTTCTAATTAGGGCCGGCAATTCTGACACAACTCGATAACATGACTCGAAATCTGCATGTTTAAAAAGCGAGTCAGTTGCGGGTGATTCCTCTTCATGGGAGAAATGGTTCATGAAGAAATGGTTACCTCATCGGAAAGAAAAGGGAGAATTGGTTAAAAAAAAGTGTATCGTGGTTATATGCTTACAAGATCTCAAATGCGCCCATAAGTCATGGGTGCAAAACTATAGCTAGGTATAATTTTTTGGCTCTGCGGCTAAGTGCACTCAAAATAAAGCTCATTACATTATAAGAAAATGAGTTTGATTTTAGGTGGCGTAGGTGAATCAGAACAAAAGGAGCTGTGAGAGCTTTGGGTAACAACAAAGACACAAGTGCACTTCTGTAAGAACGATAAAGAATATAAGCTTATATCTAGGCTCCATCTTCCATTTCATTTACAGTGATTCTTTACATACtcttgagataaaaaaaaaatttgcataaTCACTGGTTTCTAGGACCCCAAAAGgaaaattaatataaaaaaaCCCCCTCAAATTTAAGAAGATAATCAACATGGAATCTCACAATTCTCTCTAAAGCTCACGATTGACGAAAATTCTTTAATATCCTTGGGTTCAAGAATAGAAATCTCTTTCATAAGTTCAACTTTGTCTGCTTCAAACTGCTGATCCTCTGCAGCGAAGTACATATGGTCAGATTTTAAAAAGTGAGTTCAGATGATAAAGATGGACTAAAGTTGATTTGGAGACGAAGAATTCGTACCTTTTTCAATGGTGAAGTTGCCAAAGAAACGGAGAAGCTTGCTCCTATTTGTTACTAGTACATTAACAATCTGAGGAGGCTTATTTTCATTTGCAACAAATAGCTGTGaataaccaaaacaagaagTCAGACTTGTGATGTATAATGCTTCATTTTACGATACTAAAAGTTTGGTATATTCTGGACAAACCTTGAAGACATGAAAGGTCTCCAATTGGATTGTCTTGTTTGGATCCTGCAAACATTTAGTATGCACAAAAAAGAGAGAGGGAATTAAACATCTGCATGTGTTAGAATGCATGCACATCTGTGTCTGTGAGAGCAAGTCTATACCCTGAGAAGGTTCATTAGGATTCTCATGTTATCCAAAGAGCACACGTAACGAACCATCACAGCAGAGTTTGAGCGATCAAGTAACATATTTCCTAACAGCTGAAACAAAGTTCAAAGATGTACCCATCAGTGTAACAGAACAACTATTCCTGTTCTTTTAGCAAAATAAATCTCAGCAATGAATATATTACAGAATTTTGACATAAACAAGACTCTCGGGGGCACAAAAACTATGTATACTTACCTTGATAGCCTGCCGTTTGGTGATGTAATTCTGAGACTCCAGCAACTGCGAATTATATTCTTGGAAAAACTACAACCAGCCAACAGTGGGAAACAATTCAGATATTGACAATGATCATTCTATTTTTACAAaatgcaaaaagaaaaagtcTAAAATCATTCTTATCAGAGGGTTTCAATCATCACATTTAGACACCTTGACGGCCTAAATATCTAAAATCATCTTTATCCATAGCCTGGAGTACTATGTTATAGAGTAAAAGTCACCACAACCAGAAGAGCTCATGTAGATTCCGAATCTTACCCAGTCATAATTATTAGACAAAAATTGTGCAACTGTTGACTTATGCCTGGTCATAAGCTCCTGTGCGAGTATGTCAATGACAGTAAAATTAGTACAAAAATATAGTGGATTTTGTTAGTTTTTACAATCTGGAATAATGATCAAACCATACTCAACCTTGAAAGTGGCTGCAGCATCCGATGCTATTTCAAAATTTGGAAGTTGTATATAATCAAAGAACTTCTTCATGTGGTCTGATTCCAGGACGTACCTGAGAAGTAAACCAGTTGAAGATAATATGGCCTATAATAACCAACTCATGACGAACGGAACCTCTGACTCCTCCAGAATACAAAAGCGCAAACTTGACTCATCTACAGATGTACATATTGAAGGCTTTACCTCGCAACAACCTGATGACGAATGCATTCCCTTAAAATTGCACCATAAGATAGAGCAATATCACCGTCTCCATAACTGAACCAAACAAGCCAACTAATTTGGTACCACTAGCCAAGTAGCCATTCACATTTATAACTATGTCAACAGTACTAATAAATAGATCTTACCCAGGTATCAGAATATCTATAAGATCAATATTCTTTTCCAAGTACTCAGAAGCAATCAATCGCGATTGAACCTGTTGCCTTTGCAAATTTGCGACAATATGTGTCGCGTTTTTACGAGTCTGCAGCAATACAGTTTAAATTAAAGAAGTTAACACAAATCTAGTAACGCAAATTATCAAACCACACAACTATATATGTACACAAATTAATATACAATAGCAGCAAGACAACAAGCAAATGTTCCATTTAAGAAGATGCATAGCGACTAATGATATGCTTATTGCTTACCCCAAGGTTGAGCTTCGAAAGGCTAGCAATGAGAAGGCGGAACGTATCATCTTTGAAAAATTCCTGGGTAAGCTGTGCACAAGTGTCTTTATTCGGCTCTGATTCACCATCGCCATACAGAAGTGTTCTTATCTCCAACATTGATTTTGTTAATTCTTCCGTCTATAACCATATTCAAAGTAAAATAGTTACATCATAATCCATATATCTATGTAAAAATCTATATCATGATACTGATTCAtgtaggatatatatatatctgcaaTGTCATAAGCAATGACAGCTACAGAATTTCATTTCCAAATAAACctcatttactcaaaaaaaaactcATCAAATTTCAGAACAGAAACTAATCCACAcctcccaaatttcaaaatctcATGAAACTCTATATCAAATCCATCATTGCCTAAAATTAATTCCACATCCTACTCTTCAATTTTTCAACCGCCAATAAAACCAAGCAAACAATAAGAAATTAAAGTGAATAAATGATGGTGACAATGAACACTCGCCTTGTCTTTGCGTTTCTGCTCGCGGACTTCCATGTTGCCattgaagaagatgagaagGTCGCGCGTGTGCTTGACGAGCTCCAAAGGCTTGCGTGCCTTGGATTTCTTGAGAAGACCCTTCATCTTCAATTTCACTATCAAAAGAGACCCTTCATCTTTGCTGCGTTTCTTACTTCGCATCTGGGGACGGAACctcaatttagggtttaggagaaGAGATGGGAACAACATGGGATTGAGGTAGAGCTTCAGAATCCATAACGGTTTTTTCGGGATGACGAAGAGTTGTTAGTTACAAATATAGCAACCGCCTAAAAAGGACTTTCCCGCTTAAACGCGTGTGTTCCACTTGCCAATCGAATTCATACAAGTGGAATATTTAAAAGATTTGTGGGGCCCAATTATTTAAGGCAATTCTGCAGAGAAAAGTACAAATAGATTTTACAGCTTTTTAGGACCTGAAAATAGTAAATACAAGGTAGCAACCTAGCAGTAAAATTACAAGATCGGTATCGGAAGGATGAGAAGAGCAAAAATAGTGAGCATATATTATTTTGGACAATAATCAAGTAATTAGATTAACAAAGCAGAGTTTTGAACCATATATGAGTAAGAACATTTTAGTTTTGTTCCACTCATTTTAACCCATTTTAAGATGTTTTGATGAGTaaattttttagttttatttactTGTGTTTTGAAACTATATAGTTTGGATTATTAAAATGTATATCCATAAAATTATGATCACCACCAGTTTAATATTGTAACAAATTATCAACAACGTACTGCATTCAGAGAAACACTTTAAGTATTTGAGTTAGTTAAAAGGTTGAAGTCTTTGAGCGATGCCTTGGGTTG encodes the following:
- the LOC133725912 gene encoding putative MO25-like protein At5g47540, whose amino-acid sequence is MLFPSLLLNPKLRFRPQMRSKKRSKDEGSLLIVKLKMKGLLKKSKARKPLELVKHTRDLLIFFNGNMEVREQKRKDKTEELTKSMLEIRTLLYGDGESEPNKDTCAQLTQEFFKDDTFRLLIASLSKLNLGTRKNATHIVANLQRQQVQSRLIASEYLEKNIDLIDILIPGYGDGDIALSYGAILRECIRHQVVARYVLESDHMKKFFDYIQLPNFEIASDAAATFKELMTRHKSTVAQFLSNNYDWFFQEYNSQLLESQNYITKRQAIKLLGNMLLDRSNSAVMVRYVCSLDNMRILMNLLRDPNKTIQLETFHVFKLFVANENKPPQIVNVLVTNRSKLLRFFGNFTIEKEDQQFEADKVELMKEISILEPKDIKEFSSIVSFRENCEIPC